One window from the genome of Salisaeta longa DSM 21114 encodes:
- a CDS encoding TerC/Alx family metal homeostasis membrane protein: protein MEGQIPQWGWYVFSAAVFVLFLIDMWSHRHTHGEGPEARRNAIWWSVIWVSAGLGFGFFIWEMFSHQAAQEYLAAYLIEKSLSLDNLFVFLIIFKTLGIPKKRQHRVLFWGIFGALVFRGLFIYLGAAALREFTWISYVFGVILLFAAWHTFREDPSEKEGSGLAEWLETHLPVTSTLHGKKFWVVENGARVLTPLAVALVAIELSDIMFAIDSVPAALAMTKNVFIVYSSNVFAILGLRALYLVLAHTIAELKYLHYGLAAVLGFAGIKIILSTSNTHFPPMLSVGIIAVCIGASVVASLWARDDAPPPEELLPEEEREPVNT from the coding sequence ATGGAAGGCCAAATTCCCCAGTGGGGATGGTACGTGTTTAGCGCTGCCGTCTTCGTTCTTTTTCTCATCGACATGTGGTCGCATCGCCACACGCACGGCGAGGGGCCCGAGGCGCGCCGCAACGCCATCTGGTGGAGCGTCATTTGGGTGAGCGCCGGGTTGGGCTTTGGCTTCTTCATTTGGGAGATGTTCAGCCACCAGGCGGCGCAGGAGTACCTGGCAGCGTACCTGATTGAGAAGAGCCTGAGCCTCGACAACCTGTTCGTCTTCCTCATCATCTTCAAGACGCTGGGCATCCCCAAAAAGCGGCAGCACCGCGTGCTCTTTTGGGGCATCTTTGGCGCGCTCGTCTTCCGCGGGCTGTTTATTTACCTCGGCGCGGCGGCCCTTCGCGAGTTTACCTGGATCTCGTACGTCTTCGGCGTCATATTGCTCTTTGCCGCGTGGCACACCTTCCGCGAGGATCCTTCAGAAAAAGAGGGCAGCGGATTGGCCGAGTGGCTGGAGACGCATCTACCGGTCACCAGTACGCTCCACGGGAAGAAGTTTTGGGTTGTGGAAAATGGCGCGCGCGTGCTGACGCCCCTGGCCGTGGCCCTCGTGGCCATCGAACTGAGCGACATCATGTTCGCCATCGACTCGGTGCCCGCGGCCCTTGCCATGACCAAGAATGTCTTCATCGTGTACAGCTCCAACGTGTTTGCCATCTTGGGCCTGCGCGCGCTGTATCTGGTGCTTGCCCACACCATCGCCGAGCTAAAGTACCTCCACTACGGGCTGGCCGCTGTGCTGGGCTTTGCCGGCATCAAAATCATCTTGAGCACGTCCAACACGCACTTTCCGCCGATGCTATCGGTGGGCATCATCGCGGTGTGCATTGGCGCCTCGGTGGTGGCAAGCCTGTGGGCGCGTGATGATGCGCCGCCTCCGGAGGAGCTCCTGCCAGAGGAAGAACGTGAACCTGTCAACACATAA
- a CDS encoding glycine--tRNA ligase — protein sequence MSDLFDTIVSLCKQRGFIFQSSEIYGGLGATYDYGPLGVELKRNVKERWWAHMVHGHDDIVGLDAAILMHPKTWDASGHTEAFNDPLIDDKASGNRYRADELIEDYIRGLRTAGEAAQADAVHERLVAALNAGDDMPEALHAIIMDEEIHAPDSGAFDWTEVRQFNLMFDTHMGPLKDEGSRLFLRPETAQGIFVNFHNVREPARQHVPFGIAQIGKAFRNEIVARQFVFRMREFEQMEMQYFVKPGTQGEAFEAWKDKRMAWHQALGISPAKLRFHEHEQLSHYADAAVDIQYEFPMGWKELEGVHSRTDYDLKRHQEYSGKKMTYYDPFEQERYIPYVVETSVGLDRTILMLLTDAYYEEEVRGDTRSVLQLHPELAPIRAAVFPLSKKKELPDIAHRITDDLQAHFNVMYDERGSMGKRYRRMDEAGTPFCVTVDFDTLDDQQVTVRDRDSMTQDRIAIDRVAAYIKEKSSGWTPSHA from the coding sequence ATGAGCGACCTCTTTGACACGATCGTTTCGCTGTGCAAGCAGCGCGGCTTCATCTTTCAGTCGTCCGAGATTTACGGCGGCCTGGGCGCTACGTACGACTACGGTCCGCTGGGGGTGGAGCTGAAGCGCAACGTGAAAGAGCGCTGGTGGGCGCACATGGTGCACGGCCACGACGACATTGTGGGCCTCGATGCGGCCATTCTCATGCACCCCAAGACGTGGGACGCTTCGGGGCATACCGAGGCCTTCAACGATCCGCTCATCGACGACAAGGCCAGCGGCAACCGCTACCGCGCCGATGAGCTCATCGAGGATTACATCCGTGGGCTGCGTACGGCGGGCGAGGCCGCACAGGCCGATGCCGTGCACGAGCGGCTGGTGGCTGCGCTGAACGCGGGCGACGACATGCCCGAGGCGCTGCACGCCATCATCATGGACGAAGAGATTCATGCGCCCGACTCCGGCGCGTTCGACTGGACGGAGGTGCGCCAGTTTAACCTCATGTTTGACACCCACATGGGGCCGCTAAAAGATGAGGGCTCGCGCCTTTTCCTGCGCCCCGAGACTGCGCAGGGCATCTTCGTCAACTTCCACAACGTGCGCGAGCCGGCGCGGCAGCACGTGCCCTTTGGCATTGCGCAAATTGGCAAAGCCTTTCGAAATGAGATCGTCGCGCGTCAGTTCGTCTTCCGGATGCGCGAGTTTGAGCAGATGGAGATGCAGTACTTTGTGAAGCCCGGCACGCAGGGCGAGGCGTTTGAGGCGTGGAAGGACAAGCGCATGGCCTGGCATCAGGCGCTGGGCATCAGTCCCGCGAAGCTGCGATTTCACGAACACGAACAGCTCTCGCACTACGCCGACGCGGCAGTCGACATCCAGTACGAGTTCCCGATGGGATGGAAGGAGCTGGAGGGCGTCCACAGCCGCACCGACTATGACCTGAAGCGCCATCAGGAGTACTCGGGCAAGAAAATGACGTACTACGATCCGTTCGAGCAGGAGCGCTACATTCCCTACGTCGTGGAAACGTCCGTGGGCCTCGACCGCACCATCCTGATGCTGCTTACCGATGCGTACTACGAGGAGGAGGTGCGCGGCGATACGCGCTCGGTGTTGCAGCTGCACCCCGAGCTAGCGCCCATCCGCGCGGCGGTCTTTCCCCTGTCCAAAAAGAAGGAACTGCCCGATATTGCGCACCGCATCACCGATGATCTGCAGGCGCACTTTAACGTGATGTATGACGAGCGGGGCTCGATGGGCAAGCGCTACCGCCGCATGGACGAGGCCGGTACGCCGTTCTGCGTGACGGTCGACTTTGACACGCTCGACGATCAGCAGGTGACGGTGCGCGACCGCGACAGCATGACGCAAGACCGCATCGCCATCGACCGCGTGGCTGCGTACATCAAGGAGAAGAGCAGCGGGTGGACGCCTTCACATGCGTAG
- a CDS encoding BamA/TamA family outer membrane protein, whose protein sequence is MMYPLRLLHQKAAAGAAFFMCVLLMAGVRPAGAQPVGAQAGAMPDSTRPVIQSVEIQGNTFFDDAKLKQYVRAAPNRRILGIPGFTWWRWMYQLGAAGTLGKRISRALREGGEPPAYVDRSVLQDDVERLRIFYQNAGFRDARVSVQVRPTDEDDRVRVVFRVAPGRPTYIRTITYKGLGALTPAQARTLLEETPLPGTPVPKTPALDLRLRSQRYMQLMLLQERRRLLDFLRNRGFAAITRDSVQAIVYRPVPDSFDVSLRVRPGARYRFGPVHVQVEGPEANGRIRRDTLRAIDGQALPFPVTIEWRGETHLQPTAIARALQFRPGALYRQSAVQATKRRLESIGVFSFTNFTPQFDAAVAPDSATLPALPLRIDARTLARHQLRAEMFALQRETVTDIENELGIGLGVTYENLNALGAGEAFQVGTSASIGTSVESITRLTSAQLEVNSSLTLPYLVRPFGALDSLFALQTARTRIALGFLRARRDEFRLRIRARANARLSLELNHSATRQSFIDVVDLSLSNPDTLRGFERTFLRRVIGTGDSVAVLDPVQRRQIIEDYTQPQINSALRYTLRSTTTDLLRRSSGHIYEGTAEVGNLLPMALDRFLFTPGRVEYSLPGRRLAPTDYPATRLASLDTTAARPLSGNQLIYRPYVRFTADVRRYLPLSSETVLALKGIAGWAHPIAGPDVVPFDRRFFSGGATSVRGWRLHELGPGGANLFQSSTGGGNANVLGGDIKLEASVELRTEVFQNFLTSRWLGVAFVDAGNVWFGPRNPGLRTAEGGRAEGRFQVPSFLTEVGVGGGIGVRLAWEYLIARFDLAYRLHDPSQRNNDVFGRGLERPLLHFGIGHTF, encoded by the coding sequence ATGATGTACCCCCTTCGTCTATTGCATCAGAAAGCGGCCGCCGGTGCCGCTTTTTTTATGTGCGTGCTGCTGATGGCGGGCGTGCGGCCCGCGGGGGCGCAGCCGGTTGGGGCGCAAGCCGGCGCAATGCCCGACAGCACGCGGCCCGTCATCCAATCGGTCGAGATACAGGGCAACACGTTCTTCGACGACGCCAAACTGAAGCAGTACGTGCGTGCTGCCCCCAACCGGCGCATCCTGGGCATCCCCGGATTTACGTGGTGGCGCTGGATGTACCAGCTGGGCGCCGCCGGCACGCTCGGCAAGCGCATCAGCCGGGCGCTGCGCGAGGGCGGGGAGCCGCCGGCGTACGTCGACCGCTCGGTGCTGCAGGACGATGTGGAGCGGTTGCGCATCTTCTATCAGAATGCGGGTTTTCGGGATGCTCGGGTGTCGGTGCAGGTGCGGCCCACCGACGAGGACGATCGCGTGCGGGTCGTCTTTCGCGTGGCGCCGGGACGGCCCACCTACATCCGCACGATCACCTACAAAGGGCTGGGCGCGCTCACGCCGGCGCAGGCGCGTACGTTGTTGGAGGAGACGCCTCTGCCCGGCACGCCCGTGCCCAAGACGCCGGCGCTCGACCTGCGGCTTCGGTCGCAGCGCTACATGCAGCTGATGCTGTTGCAGGAGCGCCGCCGCCTGCTCGATTTTCTGCGCAACCGAGGGTTTGCCGCCATCACGCGCGACTCGGTGCAGGCGATCGTCTACCGCCCGGTGCCCGACAGCTTCGACGTTTCGCTGCGGGTGCGCCCCGGGGCGCGCTACCGGTTTGGGCCGGTGCATGTGCAGGTGGAGGGGCCCGAGGCCAACGGACGCATCCGGCGCGATACGCTGCGCGCCATCGACGGGCAGGCCCTGCCGTTTCCGGTCACCATCGAGTGGCGCGGCGAGACGCATCTGCAGCCCACGGCCATCGCGCGGGCCTTGCAGTTTCGCCCCGGCGCCCTCTACCGGCAGTCGGCCGTGCAAGCCACCAAGCGTCGCCTCGAAAGCATTGGCGTGTTCTCGTTCACCAACTTCACGCCGCAGTTTGACGCCGCTGTGGCCCCCGACAGCGCGACGCTCCCGGCGTTGCCCCTGCGCATCGACGCGCGCACGCTGGCACGGCATCAGCTGCGGGCCGAAATGTTTGCCCTGCAGCGCGAAACGGTCACCGACATTGAGAACGAGCTGGGCATTGGGCTGGGCGTAACCTACGAAAACCTGAACGCCCTGGGCGCCGGTGAGGCATTTCAGGTTGGCACCTCGGCCTCTATTGGGACGAGCGTCGAGTCGATCACGCGGCTGACCTCGGCGCAGCTCGAAGTGAACAGCTCCCTCACGCTGCCCTACCTCGTGCGTCCGTTTGGGGCGCTCGACAGCCTGTTCGCCCTGCAGACGGCGCGGACGCGCATTGCGCTGGGCTTCCTGCGCGCGCGGCGCGACGAGTTTCGGCTGCGCATTCGGGCACGGGCCAACGCGCGCCTCAGCTTAGAACTTAACCACAGTGCCACGCGCCAATCGTTCATCGATGTGGTCGACCTAAGCCTGAGCAATCCGGATACGCTGCGCGGGTTTGAGCGGACGTTCCTGCGCCGCGTCATTGGAACGGGCGACAGCGTGGCGGTTCTCGATCCGGTGCAGCGCCGGCAAATCATTGAGGATTACACCCAGCCGCAGATCAATAGCGCGCTGCGGTATACGCTGCGGTCCACCACCACCGACCTGCTTCGGCGCAGCAGCGGCCACATCTACGAGGGCACGGCCGAGGTGGGCAACCTGCTGCCGATGGCACTGGATCGTTTTCTGTTTACACCGGGGCGCGTTGAGTACAGCCTGCCGGGGCGCCGCCTAGCCCCCACCGATTACCCGGCGACGCGGCTCGCGTCGCTCGACACCACCGCAGCGCGCCCCCTCTCAGGCAATCAACTGATCTACCGGCCGTACGTGCGCTTCACCGCCGATGTGCGCCGCTACCTGCCGCTGTCCAGCGAAACCGTCTTGGCGCTTAAGGGCATCGCGGGCTGGGCCCATCCCATTGCCGGACCCGACGTGGTGCCGTTCGACCGGCGCTTCTTTAGCGGCGGCGCCACGAGCGTGCGCGGGTGGCGGCTGCACGAGCTGGGGCCGGGCGGCGCCAACCTGTTTCAGTCGTCTACCGGCGGCGGCAACGCCAACGTGCTGGGTGGCGACATCAAGCTGGAGGCGAGCGTGGAGCTGCGCACCGAGGTTTTCCAAAACTTCCTGACCTCTCGCTGGCTGGGCGTGGCCTTCGTGGATGCCGGCAACGTGTGGTTTGGCCCGCGCAACCCGGGCCTTCGCACGGCGGAGGGTGGACGGGCCGAGGGGCGCTTTCAGGTGCCCTCGTTCCTTACCGAAGTGGGCGTCGGGGGCGGCATCGGGGTTCGGCTGGCGTGGGAATACCTGATCGCGCGGTTCGACCTTGCCTACCGCCTGCACGATCCGTCGCAACGCAACAACGACGTGTTTGGCCGGGGGCTGGAGCGTCCCCTCCTCCACTTTGGCATCGGCCACACGTTTTGA
- a CDS encoding TIGR01777 family oxidoreductase, whose protein sequence is MPSLTFRSSLDAPADAVFNWHARPGAFQRLTPPWAPVRLESLEGIRDGDRAVIRLGPGKLSLKWVAEHFGYEEGRQFCDAQVEGPFRSWEHTHRMTPDGPERCTLIDHIDYELPLGDIGSALNEHFGAPELKRQFAYRHRITARDLALHRRYNPEGRALSIAVSGTSGLVGTQLVAFLRSGGHTVHPLVRHAPAGPGEILWDPAAGAVEAEKLNGVDAVIHLAGENVFALRWTEDKKRRIYNSRAQGTRLLAEAIAGCDDPPRVLLSSSAIGYYGDHGAEPITEETPPRDAGFLGEVCAAWEAATQPAADAGVRTAQLRTGVVLSPAGGALQLMLPAFQIGLGGRIGPRDMYFSWITLDDVIGGFYHALMRETVHGPVNLTAPQPVRMQTYAETLAGVLGRPALLNVPAFAVRAAFGEMADEFLLQSARVLPEKLETTGYDFGYAGLRDALQHVLGRTLRPHAPASAAA, encoded by the coding sequence ATGCCTTCGCTTACCTTCCGATCTTCGCTCGATGCCCCGGCCGACGCGGTATTCAACTGGCACGCCCGCCCCGGCGCCTTCCAGCGGCTCACGCCCCCTTGGGCGCCCGTACGGCTGGAGTCGTTGGAGGGCATTCGCGACGGCGACCGTGCCGTAATTCGCCTGGGCCCCGGCAAGCTGAGTCTGAAGTGGGTGGCGGAGCATTTTGGATACGAGGAGGGCCGGCAGTTTTGCGATGCGCAGGTGGAGGGGCCGTTTCGGTCGTGGGAGCACACCCACCGCATGACCCCGGACGGGCCCGAGCGCTGCACGCTCATCGATCACATCGACTACGAGTTGCCGCTGGGCGACATAGGCAGCGCCCTGAATGAGCACTTTGGCGCGCCCGAGCTGAAACGGCAGTTTGCGTACCGCCACCGCATAACGGCGCGCGACCTGGCGCTGCACCGGCGCTACAACCCCGAAGGCCGCGCGCTCTCCATCGCCGTAAGCGGCACAAGCGGCCTGGTGGGCACGCAGCTCGTGGCGTTTTTGCGCAGCGGCGGGCACACGGTGCACCCGCTGGTGCGGCACGCGCCCGCCGGGCCCGGCGAGATTCTGTGGGACCCCGCGGCCGGCGCGGTGGAGGCCGAGAAGCTCAACGGCGTGGATGCGGTGATTCACCTGGCCGGCGAAAACGTATTTGCGCTGCGGTGGACCGAAGACAAAAAGCGCCGCATCTACAACAGCCGGGCACAGGGCACGCGCCTGCTCGCGGAAGCCATTGCCGGGTGCGACGATCCGCCGCGCGTGCTGCTCTCCTCCTCGGCCATCGGCTACTACGGCGATCACGGCGCCGAGCCCATCACCGAGGAGACCCCGCCCCGCGATGCAGGATTTCTGGGCGAGGTGTGCGCTGCCTGGGAGGCCGCCACGCAGCCCGCCGCCGACGCCGGCGTGCGCACAGCGCAGCTACGCACCGGCGTGGTGCTATCGCCCGCGGGTGGGGCCTTGCAACTGATGCTTCCGGCCTTTCAGATCGGCCTCGGCGGCCGCATTGGGCCGCGCGACATGTACTTCTCCTGGATCACGCTCGATGACGTCATCGGCGGGTTCTACCATGCGCTGATGCGCGAGACGGTGCACGGGCCGGTCAACCTGACGGCGCCGCAGCCCGTGCGCATGCAAACCTATGCCGAGACGCTCGCGGGCGTGCTGGGCCGTCCGGCGCTCCTGAATGTGCCCGCGTTCGCGGTGCGGGCGGCGTTTGGAGAAATGGCCGACGAGTTCTTGTTGCAAAGCGCACGTGTGCTGCCCGAAAAGCTAGAAACAACCGGCTACGACTTTGGCTACGCAGGGTTGCGGGATGCGCTCCAGCACGTCCTGGGGCGCACCTTACGGCCGCACGCGCCGGCTTCTGCGGCTGCGTAG
- a CDS encoding cryptochrome/photolyase family protein: MPAPTLVWFRHDLRLADHAALHAAADDGPVVPVFVWNPDAEGTAAPGGAARWWLHHALAALDASLRDRGGALVLRQGDAATALTDAARAVGATRVVWNRRYAPPLAAQANRVADALRDEGLTVDHHFTGRLMHDPEGVETTSGGPYHVYTPFWKKVTGHDLLDTRPPLDAPALAFPDALPASEPLEALQLLPEARDGVDWAGGLREAWTPGEDAAHERLQETLDRIVADYETMRNRPDKDGTSRLSPHLHHGALSPRQVWHAVTAWAETHDARAAAEPFLQELVWREFSYHWLYHYPNTPTETYRDKFKDFAWVDDADALTRWQNGRTGFPIVDAGMRQLYETGWMHNRVRMIVASFLTKDLLIHWRHGARWFWDTLVDGDLASNTMGWQWSAGSGVDAQPFFRIFNPVSQSERYDPNGDYIRRFVPELSDVPTEHLHAPWEAPSDVLTNAGVTLGDTYPDPMVDHSVARENALDAYDDIR, from the coding sequence ATGCCCGCCCCAACGCTCGTCTGGTTTCGTCACGACCTTCGCCTTGCCGATCATGCCGCCCTTCATGCGGCGGCCGACGACGGCCCGGTGGTGCCGGTGTTTGTGTGGAATCCAGACGCGGAGGGCACCGCTGCGCCGGGCGGCGCGGCCCGCTGGTGGCTGCATCATGCCCTTGCGGCGCTCGATGCCTCGCTGCGTGATCGTGGCGGCGCGCTCGTGCTGCGCCAGGGCGATGCAGCAACGGCCCTTACCGACGCGGCCCGCGCGGTGGGCGCCACGCGCGTGGTGTGGAACCGCCGCTACGCCCCGCCGCTCGCGGCGCAGGCCAACCGCGTGGCCGATGCCCTGCGCGACGAGGGACTAACCGTTGACCACCACTTCACCGGACGCCTGATGCACGATCCCGAGGGCGTCGAAACCACCAGCGGCGGGCCCTACCACGTCTACACGCCGTTCTGGAAGAAGGTGACGGGCCACGACCTGCTCGACACGCGGCCCCCGCTGGACGCCCCGGCGCTCGCCTTCCCCGACGCCCTTCCGGCTTCGGAGCCGCTTGAGGCACTGCAGCTGCTCCCCGAGGCCCGCGATGGCGTCGACTGGGCCGGCGGCCTCCGCGAGGCCTGGACGCCCGGCGAAGACGCGGCCCACGAGCGGTTGCAGGAAACGCTGGATCGCATCGTGGCCGACTACGAAACGATGCGCAACCGCCCCGACAAAGACGGCACCTCGCGCCTCTCCCCACACCTGCACCACGGCGCGCTGAGTCCGCGGCAGGTGTGGCACGCGGTGACCGCCTGGGCAGAAACGCACGACGCACGCGCGGCCGCCGAGCCGTTTCTGCAAGAGCTGGTGTGGCGCGAGTTCTCGTACCACTGGCTCTACCACTACCCCAACACGCCCACCGAAACGTACCGCGACAAGTTCAAGGATTTTGCGTGGGTCGACGATGCCGACGCGCTCACGCGTTGGCAGAACGGCCGCACCGGCTTTCCCATCGTGGATGCGGGCATGCGCCAGTTGTACGAAACCGGCTGGATGCACAACCGCGTGCGCATGATCGTGGCCTCGTTCCTTACCAAAGATCTGCTGATTCACTGGCGGCACGGCGCCCGGTGGTTTTGGGACACGCTGGTGGATGGGGACTTGGCAAGCAACACCATGGGCTGGCAATGGTCGGCCGGGAGCGGCGTCGATGCGCAGCCGTTCTTTCGCATCTTCAACCCCGTGTCGCAAAGCGAGCGCTACGATCCCAATGGCGACTACATCCGCCGCTTCGTGCCCGAGCTGTCGGATGTGCCCACCGAGCACCTGCATGCCCCGTGGGAGGCGCCGTCCGATGTGCTGACCAATGCGGGCGTAACGCTGGGCGACACGTACCCCGATCCGATGGTGGATCACAGCGTGGCCCGCGAGAACGCCCTCGACGCGTACGACGACATCCGATAA
- a CDS encoding Crp/Fnr family transcriptional regulator → MPSLVGRLRRLYRRLTASSSTNEWQPIMDALHAVGPFHDCSLRTLRHVAQMGHPRRYRRGEALYYEGDPGLGLYVVQEGRVRLSAEDEPGHVQELAQVGPATLLGGASLVGDFRRMETAEAVTEAVVFGFFKPDLKGLMRRHPTAAAEFLRALAAWGTAQHVALVEQFAAQEGAGAALRVYIDAMQRASTSNE, encoded by the coding sequence ATGCCCTCCCTTGTAGGCCGGCTGCGTCGCCTGTACCGCCGCCTCACCGCTTCGTCATCCACCAACGAGTGGCAGCCCATCATGGATGCGCTGCACGCGGTGGGGCCTTTTCACGACTGTAGCCTGCGCACGCTTCGCCATGTGGCGCAGATGGGCCACCCGCGGCGGTACCGGCGCGGCGAGGCGCTCTACTACGAGGGCGATCCGGGCCTGGGCCTCTACGTGGTGCAAGAGGGCCGGGTGCGGCTCAGCGCCGAAGATGAACCCGGCCACGTGCAGGAGCTTGCGCAGGTGGGCCCCGCTACGCTGCTGGGCGGCGCGTCCCTCGTGGGCGACTTCCGCCGGATGGAAACGGCCGAGGCCGTGACGGAGGCCGTCGTCTTTGGCTTCTTTAAGCCCGACCTGAAGGGACTGATGCGGCGCCACCCCACCGCGGCGGCCGAGTTTTTGCGCGCCCTGGCGGCCTGGGGGACGGCGCAGCATGTGGCCCTCGTCGAGCAGTTTGCCGCCCAGGAGGGCGCGGGCGCCGCGCTGCGGGTCTACATCGACGCGATGCAGCGCGCCAGCACATCCAACGAGTAG
- the hprK gene encoding HPr(Ser) kinase/phosphatase, producing the protein MSDASNFQKSSITVAFMADQLREAVGVPLDKHNAVDDSARPVTESNLHRPGLALAGYVELFTHQRVQVLGNTEHRYLRHLGPDARAEAFGHLMQFDLPCIICTDGNALPAPQLQQATEHGIPVYGTAWPTVRLMEALRTLLNDQFAPQRVVHGSLVDVYGIGLLLMGKPGIGKSEVALDLVERGHRLVADDVVVATRQEAGVLMGSGTDLVQHFMEVRGLGLVDVRAMFGIRAIRFQKRIEVVVDMQLWDEDKEYTRLHMVEDTHDILDVALPTVQVPITPGKNITVICEVIAMNYLLRHYGYDAAEVFTERLRARIRGESPSVPRRGIEYFEGDYE; encoded by the coding sequence ATGTCCGACGCGTCCAACTTCCAAAAATCGTCCATCACGGTCGCCTTCATGGCCGACCAGTTGCGGGAGGCGGTGGGGGTGCCGCTCGACAAGCACAACGCCGTCGATGACAGCGCGCGCCCCGTGACGGAGAGCAACCTGCACCGCCCGGGCCTGGCGCTTGCCGGGTACGTGGAGCTGTTTACGCATCAGCGCGTGCAGGTGCTGGGCAACACCGAGCATCGCTACCTGCGGCACCTAGGGCCCGACGCACGCGCCGAGGCGTTTGGCCACCTGATGCAGTTCGACCTCCCGTGCATCATCTGCACCGACGGCAATGCGCTGCCCGCCCCGCAGCTGCAGCAGGCCACCGAGCACGGCATTCCGGTGTACGGCACGGCGTGGCCCACGGTGCGGCTCATGGAGGCCCTGCGCACGCTCCTCAACGATCAGTTTGCGCCGCAGCGCGTGGTGCACGGCTCGCTCGTTGACGTGTACGGCATCGGGCTGCTCCTGATGGGCAAGCCCGGCATCGGAAAGAGCGAGGTGGCGCTCGACCTGGTAGAGCGCGGGCACCGGCTGGTGGCCGACGACGTGGTAGTGGCCACCCGCCAGGAGGCCGGCGTGCTCATGGGCTCTGGCACCGACCTCGTGCAGCACTTTATGGAAGTGCGCGGGCTGGGGCTGGTGGACGTGCGCGCCATGTTTGGCATCCGCGCCATCCGCTTCCAAAAGCGGATCGAGGTGGTGGTCGACATGCAGCTGTGGGACGAGGACAAGGAGTACACGCGCCTCCACATGGTCGAGGACACCCACGATATTTTGGATGTGGCCCTGCCAACCGTGCAAGTGCCCATCACGCCCGGGAAAAATATTACCGTCATCTGCGAAGTAATTGCCATGAACTACCTGCTGCGCCACTACGGCTACGACGCCGCCGAGGTGTTTACCGAGCGCCTACGGGCCCGTATTCGAGGCGAAAGCCCGTCTGTGCCGCGCCGGGGCATCGAATACTTTGAAGGAGATTATGAATAA
- a CDS encoding peptidoglycan DD-metalloendopeptidase family protein → MDADVRYRYDEDQCAFVEVTPSRRRYVVYGAIICTVALVLACGFAWSMDAQLIETPEEQALAAENRALREKLQAATQQMTTLTSKLETFAQRDQRLYRTLLQMEPISADVRKVGVGGSDPYAQYDRFSESTAALLRTTSRTLDKLERKSSLQSASYRELIDYTKRHEKAMRQLPVLRPTDGPIVSGYGMRHHPILKVRTMHEGLDFVVRTGTPVVAPGDGVVRRARYSSSYGNYVDIYHRAAGYVTRYAHLSEFADGIRRGARVERGQVIAYSGNTGRSTGPHLHYEVRTLNGRTLDPIRFVMPDMSPQKYQELKQRTKAYQQMHDGPSMETTGAPRTESINRPTG, encoded by the coding sequence ATGGACGCAGACGTTCGTTACCGCTACGATGAGGACCAGTGCGCCTTTGTTGAAGTAACGCCGAGCCGTCGCCGGTACGTGGTGTACGGCGCCATCATCTGTACCGTAGCGCTGGTGCTTGCGTGCGGGTTTGCCTGGAGCATGGACGCGCAGCTGATTGAAACGCCGGAGGAGCAAGCGCTGGCGGCCGAGAATAGGGCCTTGCGCGAAAAACTGCAGGCGGCCACGCAGCAGATGACGACGCTTACGTCGAAGCTGGAGACGTTTGCGCAGCGCGACCAAAGGTTGTATCGTACGCTGCTGCAAATGGAGCCTATTTCGGCCGATGTGCGCAAGGTGGGCGTGGGCGGGAGCGATCCGTACGCGCAGTACGACCGGTTTAGCGAGAGCACCGCAGCGCTGCTTCGCACAACCTCCCGCACGCTCGACAAGCTAGAGCGGAAGTCCAGCCTGCAGAGCGCCAGCTACCGCGAGCTCATCGACTATACGAAGCGCCACGAGAAGGCCATGCGGCAGCTGCCGGTGCTGCGCCCCACCGACGGGCCGATCGTGTCGGGCTACGGCATGCGGCATCATCCCATCCTGAAGGTGCGTACGATGCATGAAGGCCTCGACTTCGTAGTGCGCACCGGTACGCCGGTGGTGGCGCCGGGCGATGGCGTGGTGCGCCGAGCGCGCTACAGTTCGTCGTACGGGAACTACGTCGACATCTACCACCGGGCGGCCGGCTACGTCACCCGGTACGCGCACCTCTCGGAGTTTGCCGATGGCATCCGCCGCGGTGCCCGCGTAGAGCGCGGCCAGGTCATTGCCTACAGCGGCAACACGGGCCGCTCCACGGGGCCGCACCTGCACTACGAAGTGCGCACGCTGAACGGGCGAACGCTCGATCCCATCCGCTTCGTCATGCCCGACATGTCGCCGCAGAAGTATCAGGAGCTCAAGCAGCGCACCAAGGCCTACCAGCAGATGCACGACGGTCCGTCGATGGAGACGACCGGCGCGCCGCGCACCGAATCCATCAACCGGCCCACCGGATAA